The DNA sequence ACTTCGCGTTACACTGCAGTAAGCAGTGGCGCATCGCCCCCATTCCTCAGGCGCGCATAGGAACCCGCTGCGGCTCGGGGTGGAGCTTCTGGCTGAGCAGGCTGATGCCCATGACCAGGGCGCAGCCGATGATGTTGTACCAGAGGTAGGCAATGTCGGTGGTGAAGAACAGCAGGAAGATGAGCAGCTGGGCGGCAATGGCGGCCCGGAACACGGCCCGGCTGCCGATGCTCTTCATAAAGAAAGCCACCACGAAAATGCCCAGAATGGTGCCGTAGAAGATGGACCCCAGGATGTTGACGGCCTGAATCAGGTTTTCGAGGCGGGCGGCAAACAGGGCGAAGCCGATGCCCAGCACGCCCCAGCCGACGGTGGCCCAGCGCGAGGCCCGCACGCAGTGCAGCTCGCCCAAGTGGGGGCGGCTGGGCTTGTAGAGGTCGATGATGGTGGTGCTGGCCAGAGCGTTGAGGCCGGCGGCGGCCGAGCTCATGGCGGCGCTCAGCACCACGGCAATGAGCAGGCCCACCAGGCCGTGGGGCAGGTAGCGCAGCACGAAGCTCAGAAAGATGTAGTCGGTATCCTTGGCTTCGGCGGTGGGCGCGGCCTTTTTCAGGAACTCCTTGGTGTCGGCGCGCAGGCCCTGGGTGGCGGCTTCCGTGGTTTGCAGGTAGGCGCGGGCGGCGGCAATCAGGTCGTCGTTTTCGGTTTGCAGGGCCGCTACCAGCTCGGTGGTGGCGTCGCGCTTGGCCAGAAACAGCCTGGTCTGGCGCTTTTCCAACTCCATCAGGCCCCGGGCATACTGCGGGCTTTGGGCAATCTGCTCGCGCACGGGAATGTTGAAGGTGAGCGGGGGCTGATTGAACTGGTAGAATACGAACAGCAGCACGCCGATGAGCAGAATGCCGAACTGCATGGGCACTTTCACCAAGCCGTTGAAGAGCAGGCCCAGGCGGCTTTCGGTGGTACTCTGCCCCGAGAGGTAGCGCTGCACCTGGCTTTGGTCGGTGCCGAAGTACGACAGGGCCAGGAAGAGGCCGCCGGTCATGCCGGTCCAGAAGTTATAGCGGTCCTTGGGGTCGAAGTGGAAGTCGATGAGGTTCATCTTGCCGTGGAAGCCCGCCACCTGCACGGCCTCGGTGAAGCCCACGTTGGCCGGCAGGTAGTGCACCAGCAAGTAGCCCGACACGACCATGCCGGTGAAGATGACGCCCACCTGCCACTGCTGGGTGACGGCCACGGCGCGGGTGCCGCCGGCCACGGTATAGCTGATCATCAGCCCCC is a window from the Hymenobacter aquaticus genome containing:
- a CDS encoding sodium:solute symporter, producing MSLLDWLVLGGTLLFIVGYGTWRTRGSRTLDAYLLGSRQANWWGIGLSIVATQASAITFLSTPGQAYDDGMRFIQFYFGLPLAMVLIAAVAVPIYQRLRVFTAYEYLETRFDRRTRTLAAILFLVQRGLSNGLSLYAPALVLSAILGWNVSLTVWLIGGLMISYTVAGGTRAVAVTQQWQVGVIFTGMVVSGYLLVHYLPANVGFTEAVQVAGFHGKMNLIDFHFDPKDRYNFWTGMTGGLFLALSYFGTDQSQVQRYLSGQSTTESRLGLLFNGLVKVPMQFGILLIGVLLFVFYQFNQPPLTFNIPVREQIAQSPQYARGLMELEKRQTRLFLAKRDATTELVAALQTENDDLIAAARAYLQTTEAATQGLRADTKEFLKKAAPTAEAKDTDYIFLSFVLRYLPHGLVGLLIAVVLSAAMSSAAAGLNALASTTIIDLYKPSRPHLGELHCVRASRWATVGWGVLGIGFALFAARLENLIQAVNILGSIFYGTILGIFVVAFFMKSIGSRAVFRAAIAAQLLIFLLFFTTDIAYLWYNIIGCALVMGISLLSQKLHPEPQRVPMRA